The following are from one region of the Sandaracinus amylolyticus genome:
- the rpsM gene encoding 30S ribosomal protein S13 gives MARIAGVDLPGRKHTVIALQYIYGIGPAIAKQICEKAGIPETKKADDLDENDVKKIRDLLDTQFKVEGDLRREIAINIKRLMDLGCYRGLRHRRGLPVRGQRTHTNARTRKGPRRGSAVRR, from the coding sequence ATGGCACGCATCGCCGGCGTCGACCTTCCTGGTCGCAAGCACACCGTCATCGCTCTCCAGTACATCTACGGGATCGGTCCCGCGATCGCGAAGCAGATCTGCGAGAAGGCCGGAATCCCCGAGACGAAGAAGGCGGATGATCTCGACGAGAACGACGTCAAGAAGATCCGCGATCTCCTCGACACGCAGTTCAAGGTCGAGGGTGATCTCCGCCGCGAGATCGCCATCAACATCAAGCGCCTGATGGACCTCGGGTGCTATCGCGGGCTGCGTCATCGTCGTGGCCTGCCCGTGCGCGGCCAGCGCACCCACACGAATGCGCGCACCCGCAAGGGCCCGCGTCGCGGCAGCGCCGTCCGTCGCTGA
- the rpsK gene encoding 30S ribosomal protein S11 — MAKPKAAKGKKKVKKNIGTGIAHVQSTFNNTIVTVTDLAGNVVAWSSAGARGFKGSRKSTPFAAQLAAEDAARKAQDHGMTTVAIFVKGPGAGRESALRAFQMAGMRVTLIRDVTPIPHNGCRPPKRRRV; from the coding sequence ATGGCGAAGCCGAAGGCAGCCAAGGGCAAGAAGAAGGTCAAGAAGAACATCGGCACGGGCATCGCGCACGTGCAGTCGACCTTCAACAACACGATCGTCACCGTCACGGACCTCGCGGGGAACGTGGTGGCGTGGAGCAGCGCGGGCGCGCGCGGCTTCAAGGGCTCGCGCAAGAGCACGCCGTTCGCGGCGCAGCTCGCCGCCGAAGATGCGGCTCGCAAGGCGCAGGACCACGGCATGACGACCGTCGCGATCTTCGTGAAGGGCCCGGGCGCGGGCCGCGAGTCGGCCCTCCGTGCGTTCCAGATGGCCGGCATGCGCGTGACGCTCATCCGTGACGTGACCCCGATCCCGCACAACGGCTGCCGCCCGCCCAAGCGTCGCCGCGTCTGA
- the rpmJ gene encoding 50S ribosomal protein L36 codes for MKVRPSVKKICEKCKVVRRKGTVRVICENPRHKQRQG; via the coding sequence ATGAAGGTCCGTCCGAGCGTCAAGAAGATCTGCGAGAAGTGCAAGGTCGTCCGCCGCAAGGGGACCGTGCGCGTGATCTGCGAGAACCCGCGCCACAAGCAGCGTCAGGGCTGA
- the rpsD gene encoding 30S ribosomal protein S4, which yields MARYTGPSCKLCRREGEKLFLKGDRCYTDKCAFDRRPYPPGQHGQRRSKATEYGIRLREKQKVRRIYGVLERQFRKYFASADAGKGVTGEALLALLERRLDSVCYRLGFAATRSDGRQLVRHKHVLVNGKTVSVPSFLVRPNDTITIREKSRQKGRIVTALEGVERRGVPEWLSLDKGAFTGKVVSQPVREAITLPIKEQLIVEFYSR from the coding sequence ATGGCTCGCTACACCGGCCCGTCCTGCAAGCTCTGCCGTCGCGAGGGGGAGAAGCTCTTCCTCAAGGGCGACCGCTGCTACACCGACAAGTGCGCGTTCGATCGCCGTCCGTACCCGCCCGGCCAGCACGGCCAGCGTCGTTCGAAGGCGACCGAGTACGGCATCCGCCTTCGTGAGAAGCAGAAGGTGCGTCGCATCTACGGCGTGCTGGAGCGCCAGTTCCGCAAGTACTTCGCGTCGGCGGATGCGGGCAAGGGCGTGACCGGTGAGGCGCTGCTCGCGCTGCTCGAGCGCCGTCTCGACAGCGTCTGCTACCGCCTCGGCTTCGCGGCGACGCGCAGCGACGGCCGCCAGCTCGTGCGTCACAAGCACGTGCTCGTGAACGGGAAGACGGTCAGCGTGCCGAGCTTCCTCGTTCGGCCGAACGACACGATCACCATCCGCGAGAAGAGCCGGCAAAAGGGCCGCATCGTGACGGCGCTCGAGGGCGTCGAGCGTCGCGGCGTGCCGGAGTGGCTCTCGCTCGACAAGGGCGCGTTCACCGGCAAGGTGGTGAGCCAGCCCGTGCGCGAGGCGATCACGCTCCCGATCAAGGAGCAGCTGATCGTCGAGTTCTACTCG
- a CDS encoding translation initiation factor IF-1, which translates to MKGTVLEAVVEDELPRGLYAVRSEDGRRFVASLPIRSRHSIVKLLRGDRVMIEVSPADTSRARITARAGD; encoded by the coding sequence ATGAAGGGCACGGTCCTCGAAGCGGTGGTCGAAGACGAGCTGCCTCGAGGTCTGTACGCGGTGCGCAGCGAAGATGGTCGTCGCTTCGTCGCATCCCTGCCGATTCGGAGTCGGCATTCGATCGTGAAGCTGCTCCGAGGCGACCGCGTGATGATCGAAGTGTCCCCTGCGGACACCAGCCGAGCGCGAATCACTGCTCGCGCCGGCGACTGA